One Parasphingorhabdus cellanae genomic region harbors:
- a CDS encoding ferredoxin:protochlorophyllide reductase (ATP-dependent) subunit N → MNAQLPLAKTNGQDCAPVLKERGQREVFCGLTGIIWLHRKMQDAFFLVVGSRTCAHLLQSAAGVMIFAEPRFATAIMEERDLAGLADANEELDRIVDQLLERRPEIKSLFLVGSCPSEVIKLDLAKAAQRLGAKHAPNVRILNYSGSGIETTFTEGEDACLASLVPEMPQLDASVPENLVIVGSLPDIVEDQFIRLFKQLGINNVASLPERAVANLPGVGPNTRYLLAQPFLGDTGQALKERGAQRIDALFPFGVQGTTDWLNAAAEAFGVDARHVETVLAPYQERAKKALAHQRDRLEGRSIFFMPDSQLEVPLARFLSSELGMVLTEVGTPYLHQTHLARELAALPAGVQLSEGQDVDKQLDRVRSVQPDLTVCGLGLANPLETEGLSTKWAIELVFSPIHGFDQAGDLAELFARPLRRRDVLRV, encoded by the coding sequence ATGAATGCGCAACTGCCACTTGCGAAAACCAACGGACAAGATTGTGCGCCGGTTCTGAAAGAGCGTGGCCAGCGGGAAGTGTTCTGCGGCCTGACAGGTATTATCTGGCTGCACCGGAAAATGCAGGATGCGTTTTTCCTTGTTGTCGGTTCCCGCACCTGCGCACATCTTTTGCAGTCGGCGGCTGGCGTGATGATTTTTGCGGAGCCACGTTTCGCCACAGCGATCATGGAAGAGCGCGATCTTGCTGGTCTTGCGGATGCCAATGAAGAGTTGGACCGTATTGTTGATCAACTACTTGAGCGTCGCCCCGAAATTAAATCGCTGTTTCTGGTAGGCAGTTGCCCATCCGAGGTGATCAAGCTAGACTTGGCTAAGGCGGCTCAGCGTCTCGGTGCGAAACATGCGCCAAATGTGCGCATCCTAAACTATTCCGGCAGCGGTATTGAAACCACTTTTACAGAAGGTGAGGACGCCTGCCTCGCGTCGTTAGTCCCAGAGATGCCGCAACTCGATGCCAGTGTACCGGAAAATCTGGTTATTGTCGGATCGCTTCCCGATATCGTTGAAGACCAGTTCATACGGTTGTTCAAGCAACTTGGTATCAACAATGTCGCAAGCCTACCCGAGCGCGCCGTGGCCAATTTGCCTGGCGTAGGACCTAACACACGTTATTTGCTCGCCCAGCCGTTTTTGGGTGATACCGGACAAGCACTAAAAGAGCGCGGCGCGCAACGGATCGATGCATTGTTCCCGTTCGGGGTTCAAGGAACGACCGACTGGTTGAATGCGGCAGCCGAAGCCTTTGGCGTTGATGCGCGGCATGTTGAAACGGTTTTGGCTCCTTATCAAGAGCGCGCCAAAAAAGCGTTGGCGCATCAGCGGGACCGTCTCGAAGGACGATCGATTTTCTTCATGCCGGACTCACAGCTGGAGGTACCTCTTGCGCGTTTCCTTTCCAGTGAGCTCGGCATGGTATTGACCGAAGTTGGCACGCCTTATTTGCATCAAACCCATCTTGCCCGGGAATTGGCTGCGCTACCTGCTGGTGTCCAATTGAGCGAAGGCCAAGATGTCGACAAGCAGCTTGACCGGGTTCGTTCTGTGCAGCCCGATCTAACGGTTTGCGGATTGGGTCTTGCCAATCCCTTGGAGACCGAAGGCCTGTCGACCAAATGGGCAATCGAACTGGTTTTCTCACCTATACATGGTTTTGACCAAGCTGGTGACTTGGCCGAACTTTTTGCGCGACCTTTGCGCCGTCGCGATGTGTTGAGAGTATAG